From the Vicugna pacos unplaced genomic scaffold, VicPac4 scaffold_204, whole genome shotgun sequence genome, the window aagtacaccttcccttctcgcccaggagatgtatccacgatcccagagggacttctcagagcaatctcccacctgacacgttcctctcaccactaacaagtgccgtctgcacgtctgcctgccgccaacacccagcttcattaccatcacctcccacagaaggagccccgccctccccccaccccagcttcccaaagccctgaactgccctggcgctgggcacttacacttgggtgctctctcccggacccccaccccctcgccctattttcctttgccctatgggactcaggagacatgtcaccaacttcccgatgtgactgcggctcctagactatcctaggtgtgggctgtcctgcttttccgagtgtccccactgctaacaccgagccctccagagagcagaggctcggtGTACGTCTGCGGATGAACTGAGATGGTGAGCAGGGATCCTATTGATTCAggttgcctttctcctcctttcttaactgagccagacaaatccaggttatacacacataattataattttatagactgacagaagaaaagggataaggagccaataattaactatctttcacttttacttctctctctcttgaccccaccgagtttagtgctgatcactctcacatttccaagtaaatttctattccagtGCGGTGTTATCTACTTTGGCATCGCGAAGTACGATGGAAGCTTtcccaatttgttttacaaaatagcaaaactcagtcttgagctgcataagtaccaatacatgcgtaatcaatatcattcacaaactaagatactgaagcttattaaatattattattaatatacagaaatctgttgcatcttatacactaacaaaggagcatcagaaagagaaattaaggaaacaatcccatttaccatcacatcaaagagaataaaaaaatctagtactaaagctagctaaggagaccaaagacctgtactccaataactacaagacactgatgtgagaagctgaagatgacaccaacagatggaaagatataccgtgttcttggattggaagaatcagtgttgttgaccatacaacccagtggccgtactacccaaggcaatctacagattcaaagcaatccctgtcaaaataacaatggcatttttctcagaacaagaaccaataacttaaaaaagtgtacggaaaaagaaaagaaccccaatagctaaaacaatcttgagaatgaagaaccgagcgggaggaatcatgctccctgactttagactatactacagagctgtagtaatcaaaagagtgcGGTACTGGccccagacagacacacagatcaatggaacaggataaagaggcgacaagtaaacccacacacttaccgtcaatgaatctacgacaaaggaagcaaggatattgaatggagaaaagacagtctcttcaataagtggttctgggaaaactggacagctacctgtcaaagaacgaacttagaacattctctaacaccatacacaaaaataaactcaagatagattaaagatctacattcaagactggatactataatactcctagaggaaaacataggcagaaccctctctgacgtaaattacagcaataacgttttcgatccatctcctaaaacaaaggaaataaaaggaaaaataaacagcggggacctaattatacttaaaagcttctgcacagcaaaggaatccactgactaaataaaaaaaaacaacctactgaaggggagaaaatatttgcaaatgatacaactgacaagggagcaataaccaccatatataaacagctcatacaattcaacatcaaaaagacaaatgacccaactaaaaacgggcagaacaacagaatagacatctgtccaaagaggaaatgcaggtggcctgcaggcacgtgaaaagatgctcagtataactaatcatctgggaaatgcaaaccaaaaccacaatgagatatcacctcatacctgtcagaatggctaccttcaaaaagaacgcgaagagcaaatgttggcgaagatgtggagaaaagggatccctcctacactgttggtgcggatgtgaattggtgtggccattgtggaaaacagtatgccgtttctcacaaaactaaaaatagaaccaccaagtgacccagcaattccattcctgggtatatatctcaaaaaaaaaaagatactaatttgaaaagatacacgcacccaatattcatagcagcgttatctacaattgccaagatgtggaaggaacctaaatgtccatcagcagatgaatggatacacacacacacacacacacacacatatggaatactagtcagccataaaaaacaaaattttgccgtttgcagcaacatggatggacttggaggacattatgctaagtgaaataaatcagacagagaaagacaaatactgtatgatatcagtttatacgtggactctaaaaaatacaacaaactagtgactataacaaagaagcagactcatagagaacaaactagtgattaccaggggggaggggggaggggcaatataggggtgaggGAGCGGGAGGTCCAAACTATTGGGTGGAAGGAAGGTTCACAACCAGGTTCATTGGGTGCACAACAAGGGGTATATAACCAATATATTCTCAGAactgtaaatgaaatgtaatctttaaaaaacctgtataataaaataaagtatattgatatttattaaaaggaataacatctgaagcatcactaagggaaatgaagatgaatttccatatcattgtagagaacaggagcccagagatgctgtacacCGTGTTCCCCCCCACCGGCCCTGGCCCTCACTACGTAAAAGGCTGACTGCTTGCTCTTCAGACACACAGTGAAGAGTCAGCCTCACTTCCTGCCCGGCGGGAGAAGCTGCCGGACAGGGGCCTAGAAGGAGCCCAGCTGCAAGTCTGcctcaggccccctcttcctcatcactcactcgctcttcagacagggatgggaaagaactgggaccccttctattgaccctgaggaaatgttccaggacttgcagcttgctggtctccgtgtaggcccggggaccccacaggaactcgtagcgagcgggatcgctgttggccacctgccggtactccacgtacccctcctgcacccacacgttggtgatgagttccctgggctccccgtagatgaagtgctccctcccagcacacagccccatcttgctaagtgctcgccagactgcctcctcaggagcaaagtcgccctccaggacaatcacacccagaagtatcaccaggaggccagtgttgggcatgctctgcccgtcgtcctgcatgccatcgtaggtgaggcccagggtggggaccaggacatacaagtgctccctgggggccacctccttcacatccaccccaaagaccagctgcagacactcagaggcttggctcaagaccacagggaagtggtcctggtcatctctgaggaccgcattcagcatttcctcttttgaggtCGGCTGCTTTGTGCGGTACTTGTGGAGCAGGAAGCCCATCAGTTCAGCCATCATTAAATGTAATGCATCTTGGAGCCGGGACTCGGCATCTGCCGGGTCCTGCCCggagctgggcccctcctcaccttggcttctgaggccattgtcttccgactggctccatggaggggctgccacggctgtgggggaggggcagacaccctgagggctctgcgtgggactgggtgtcccagaatcagccgcctcctcgccagtgcccaggaacaggactgagtaggaagacgacgaggaggaggaggagggagacaacggggatgtgccgccttcctcctcctcctcctcctcctcgtcctcctcctcctcgtcctcctcctcctcctccacccaaatgTCCTGCTCATCCATGGAATCCTCAGCCGCTCTTGGGTCCTTAAAGTCGGCTTCAGTGTGGTGGAGGTCACGCATCTGAACGGGAGGCACGGTGAGTGGTgtcgggcagctgagaggagcgaggccaggggtgacagatggggacccacgggcctggggaagaaagggagtgtcagcggcccgggctgagaaacccaccctggggggctctgacaaaggccacttacaggtctcctctccaggggtgccctcggcctcacaggggctctcctcctggtggacggtcgtctgtgaacctgacgggggaagtaaggcagctcctcagggtgcagccggcacagcccgaggctttgggggcgacagggggtgggtggagtggacgttggcgtcgtggggtcccctctgttccaggagcccccgggcacacactcagggcccacacctcaccttcagtcctgacactgccggcctcctgtgctctgtgacccgaggacacgtgtctcagacctaggccttcacctcccggtgtctggagcccctgggagagaaaggaggggagacctggggtctacactgtggcacagccctggacccgcgtgctggcagcaggcctgggctctggcaggttcccactcttctagggtgggaggtcctctccgcgctaactcagggtcctcaccgtgactccaagcgggacctgggattctgcgctccaaccacctgagggccccatcctgatagtaagtccccggtctctctgagccctggatgcggaagtcaggacacaccacgtgtgctcatcccgcctgggggcctcccagggctgacagcaggggcaggatcggttgcgtcccctctgttctggggtttctggtcccctcactcctccctcagggtcctccccttgactcctggcaggagctgagattcccccctcagcccacctgaggccccgcccgtcattccgggacgccagtccttccgagacccgcatttcaggaactgctgcccgaggtcctcccgccccatggtctcccaggactggctctgttctggggtccagggtccctgaatgctaactcgcggtcggcaccttcactcccaggcggCCCTGAGATTCTCTCCTCCGCAGACCTGAGGCCCCCGCCCTTTCACTATGTCCCCAGTCTGTCTGAGACTGGGATGCCGAAGTCAGGACAaaccacgtgggcctgtcctcccctcgggccgccggacggctgaaagcaagggcgcctttctgtggggtggccacttttctgggttcaggggcccctccttcctccttcagggtcctcactttgactcaggcggcatgtagcctccccttggaacccccgaggccccgcccctcatcccaggaccccagtccctctgaggcccggatggcaggaaatgccgccggtgctcaacctgccccaaggcctccaagccccaacactgtcccggggtgcaggaatcctccgttctccctcggggtcctcactttgactcaggcggcatgtagcctccccttggaacccccgaagccacgcccctcatcccaggaccccagtccctccgagacccggatggcaggaaatgccgcctgtgcttgttccgacctgtggcctcccaggaccgactgtgttttggggtccagggtcctcactgctcgctcacagtcatcagcttcactcccagtgggaccttggattctctcctctgcagatctgagggtccccccaccccccatctcacactaagtccccggtctctctgagaccagggtgcCGCAGTCAGGACACAACACGTGGGCCCgtcctgccctcgggcctccggacagctgctagcaaggttccctgtctgtgggatggcctcttttccgggttccgggagccctcagttctccctcagggTCGTCACTTACGCGTCATGTCGTctagcctctggccacccgaggccccgcccctcaccccaggaccccagtccctctgaggcccgggtgtcaggaaatgccgccggtgctcaccctgccccaaggcctccaatgtCCAACACTGTCcccgggtgcaggaatcctccgttgtccctcggggtcctcactttgactcaggcggcatgtggtctcccctctggccacccgaggccccgcccctcatcccaggaccccagtccctctgaggcccggatggcaggaaatgccgccggtgctcaccctgccccaaggcctccaagccccaacactgtcccggggtgcaggaatcctccgttctccctcggggtcctcaccttgactcaggcggcatgtggtctcccctctggccacccgaggccccgcccctcatcccaggaccccagtccctccgagacccggatgtcaggaagtcagggccccacgagtgctcatcacacgcaggccctcccagggctgacagcaggggcgggatctgtttggccacttctgtcctccgtcagggtcctcagcttcagccctggcggttcctgggacgcccccttgttgacccgagcccacaccctcacaccaaggccctcactgcccagagacccccaggggagtctgtggactcacatcaggccaccaagcccagggcttcccaggaccgtggacgccaggggctgagatggattccccgggggtccctcagccctccctctgctccccacctgggctccaggctgggcctgggcccctccctctgcccacctcagtttgctccccttggacccaggcccctccacagcctggacccccgagagggaagcgggggtgggggttggggcactgatccccgccaccctgcctgcggtctcccagggctgacagcggaaccgacctggatttatcgtgttccattgatctgtgtccctccacacggttccaccttgactcctggcagcgctgggctccttccctgtgcagacctgaagccggcctccctcacccaggccctcacctctctcaccccccagggagggggcatcagcgcccgtcagatccggaccccgtgcccggggctctcccagggctgtcgggggggccggaggtggattccctgtttggaattcagcctcggtgggtgtttcctccctgcgatttccaggaccattcctcatctatggctttggattctgaccatcgaggggagctgacccatcagtgtaagtgtccagcagacagtttccaagaacacaccccagtaaatcctaccccaagtttggggcggtttccaaacctcttcaactatatatgccaagactgagtacactgtgagccacattaaacgccactcctccctgcagttggagcattctgagtgttctagcagctcaggcaggataagcaggtctctaagcatccctgaacaaagtacaccttcccttctcgcccaggagatgtatccacgatcccagagggacttctcagagcaatctcccacctgacacgttcctctcaccactaacaagtgccgtctgcacgtctgcctgccgccaacacccagcttcattaccatcacctcccacagaaggagccccgccctccccccaccccagcttcccaaagccctgaactgccctggcgctgggcacttacacttgggtgctctctcccggacccccaccccctcgccctattttcctttgccctatgggactcaggagacatgtcaccaacttcccgatgtgactgcggctcctagactatcctaggtgtgggctgtcctgcttttccgagtgtccccactgctaacaccgagccctccagagagcagaggctcggtGTACGTCTGCGGATGAACTGAGATGGTGAGCAGGGATCCTATTGATTCAggttgcctttctcctcctttcttaactgagccagacaaatccaggttatacacacataattataattttatagactgacagaagaaaagggataaggagccaataattaactatctttcacttttacttctctctctcttgaccccaccgagtttagtgctgatcactctcacatttccaagtaaatttctattccagtGCGGTGTTATCTACTTTGGCATCGCGAAGTACGATGGAAGCTTtcccaatttgttttacaaaatagcaaaactcagtcttgagctgcataagtaccaatacatgcgtaatcaatatcattcacaaactaagatactgaagcttattaaatattattattaatatacagaaatctgttgcatcttatacactaacaaaggagcatcagaaagagaaattaaggaaacaatcccatttaccatcacatcaaagagaataaaaaaatctagtactaaagctagctaaggagaccaaagacctgtactccaataactacaagacactgatgtgagaagctgaagatgacaccaacagatggaaagatataccgtgttcttggattggaagaatcagtgttgttgaccatacaacccagtggccgtactacccaaggcaatctacagattcaaagcaatccctgtcaaaataacaatggcatttttctcagaacaagaaccaataacttaaaaaagtgtacggaaaaagaaaagaaccccaatagctaaaacaatcttgagaatgaagaaccgagcgggaggaatcatgctccctgactttagactatactacagagctgtagtaatcaaaagagtgcGGTACTGGccccagacagacacacagatcaatggaacaggataaagaggcgacaagtaaacccacacacttaccgtcaatgaatctacgacaaaggaagcaaggatattgaatggagaaaagacagtctcttcaataagtggttctgggaaaactggacagctacctgtcaaagaacgaacttagaacattctctaacaccatacacaaaaataaactcaagatagattaaagatctacattcaagactggatactataatactcctagaggaaaacataggcagaaccctctctgacgtaaattacagcaataacgttttcgatccatctcctaaaacaaaggaaataaaaggaaaaataaacagcggggacctaattatacttaaaagcttctgcacagcaaaggaatccactgactaaataaaaaaaaacaacctactgaaggggagaaaatatttgcaaatgatacaactgacaagggagcaataaccaccatatataaacagctcatacaattcaacatcaaaaagacaaatgacccaactaaaaacgggcagaacaacagaatagacatctgtccaaagaggaaatgcaggtggcctgcaggcacgtgaaaagatgctcagtataactaatcatctgggaaatgcaaaccaaaaccacaatgagatatcacctcatacctgtcagaatggctaccttcaaaaagaacgcgaagagcaaatgttggcgaagatgtggagaaaagggatccctcctacactgttggtgcggatgtgaattggtgtggccattgtggaaaacagtatgccgtttctcacaaaactaaaaatagaaccaccaagtgacccagcaattccattcctgggtatatatctcaaaaaaaaaaagatactaatttgaaaagatacacgcacccaatattcatagcagcgttatctacaattgccaagatgtggaaggaacctaaatgtccatcagcagatgaatggatacacacacacacacacacacacacatatggaatactagtcagccataaaaaacaaaattttgccgtttgcagcaacatggatggacttggaggacattatgctaagtgaaataaatcagacagagaaagacaaatactgtatgatatcagtttatacgtggactctaaaaaatacaacaaactagtgactataacaaagaagcagactcatagagaacaaactagtgattaccaggggggaggggggaggggcaatataggggtgaggGAGCGGGAGGTCCAAACTATTGGGTGGAAGGAAGGTTCACAACCAGGTTCATTGGGTGCACAACAAGGGGTATATAACCAATATATTCTCAGAactgtaaatgaaatgtaatctttaaaaaacctgtataataaaataaagtatattgatatttattaaaaggaataacatctgaagcatcactaagggaaatgaagatgaatttccatatcattgtagagaacaggagcccagagatgctgtacacCGTGTTTCCCTCCACCGGCCCTGGCCCTCACTACGTAAAAGGCTGACTGCTTGCTCTTCAGACACACAGTGAAGAGTCAGCCTCACTTCCTGCCCGGCGGGAGAAGCTGCCGGACAGGGGCCTAGAAGGAGCCCAGCTGCAAGTCTGcctcaggccccctcttcctcatcactcactcgctcttcagacagggatgggaaagaactgggaccccttctattgaccctgaggaaatgttccaggacttgcagcttgctggtctccgtgtaggcccggggaccccacaggaactcgtagcgagcgggatcgctgttggccacctgccggtactccacgtacccctcctgcacccacacgttggtgatgagttccctgggctccccgtagatgaagtgctccctcccagcacacagccccatcttgctaagtgctcgccagactgcctcctcaggagcaaagtcgccctccaggacaatcacacccagaagtatcaccaggaggccagtgttgggcatgctctgcccgtcgtcctgcatgccatcgtaggtgaggcccagggtggggaccaggacatacaagtgctccctggggtccacctccttcacatccaccccaaagaccagctgcagacactcagaggcttggctcaagaccacagggaagtggtcctggtcatctctgaggaccgcattcagcatttcctcttttgaggtCGGCTGCTTTGTGCGGTACTTGTGGAGCAGGAAGCCCATCAGTTCAGCCATCATTAAATGTAATGCATCTTGGAGCCGGGACTCGGCATCTGCCGGGTCCTGCCCggagctgggcccctcctcaccttggcttctgaggccattgtcttccgactggctccatggaggggctgccacggctgtgggggaggggcagacaccctgagggctctgcgtgggactgggtgtcccagaatcagccgcctcctcgccagtgcccaggaacaggactgagtaggaagacgacgaggaggaggaggagggagacaacggggatgtgccgccttcctcctcctcctcctcctcctcgtcctcctcctcctcgtcctcctcctcctcctccacccaaatgtcctgctcatccatggaatcctcagcctctcttgggtcctgaaagtcggcttcagtgtggtggaggtcacgcatctgaacgggaggcacggtgagtggtgtcgggcagctgagaggagcgaggccaggggtgacagatggggacccacgggcctggggaagaaagggagtgtcagcggcccgggctgagaaacccaccctggggggctctgacaaaggccacttacaggtctcctctccaggggtgccctcggcctcacaggggctctcctcctggtggacggtcgtctgtgaacctgacgggggaagtaaggcagctcctcagggtgcagccggcacagcccgaggctttgggggcgacagggggtgggtggagtggacgttggcgtcgtggggtcccctctgttccaggagcccccgggcacacactcagggcccacacctcaccttcagtcctgacactgccggcctcctgtgctctgtgacccgaggacacgtgtctcagacctaggccttcacctcccggtgtctggagcccctgggagagaaaggaggggagacctggggtctacactgtggcacagccctggacccgcgtgctggcagcaggcctgggctctggcaggttcccactcttctagggtgggaggtcctctccgcgctaactcagggtcctcaccgtgactccaagcgggacctgggattctgcgctccaaccacctgagggccccgtcctgatagtaagtccccggtctctctgagccctggatgcggaagtcaggacacaccacgtgtgctcatcccgcctgggggcctcccagggctgacagcaggggcaggatcggttgcgtcccctctgttctggggtttctggtcccctcactcctccctcagggtcctccccttgactcctggcaggagctgagattcccccctcagcccacctgaggccccgcccatcattccgggacgccagtccttccgagacccgcatttcgggaactgctgcccgaggtcctcccgccccatggtctcccaggactggctctgttctggggtccagggtccctgaatgctaactcgcggtcggcaccttcactcccaggcggccctgagattctctcctccgcagacctgaggcccccgccctttcactatgtccccagtctgtctgagactcggatgcggaagtcaggacaaaccacgtgggcctgtcctcccctcgggccgccggacggctgaaagcaagggcgcctttctgtggggtggccacttttctgggttcag encodes:
- the LOC140695430 gene encoding melanoma-associated antigen 8-like, with protein sequence MRDLHHTEADFQDPREAEDSMDEQDIWVEEEEEDEEEEDEEEEEEEEGGTSPLSPSSSSSSSSYSVLFLGTGEEAADSGTPSPTQSPQGVCPSPTAVAAPPWSQSEDNGLRSQGEEGPSSGQDPADAESRLQDALHLMMAELMGFLLHKYRTKQPTSKEEMLNAVLRDDQDHFPVVLSQASECLQLVFGVDVKEVDPREHLYVLVPTLGLTYDGMQDDGQSMPNTGLLVILLGVIVLEGDFAPEEAVWRALSKMGLCAGREHFIYGEPRELITNVWVQEGYVEYRQVANSDPARYEFLWGPRAYTETSKLQVLEHFLRVNRRGPSSFPSLSEERVSDEEEGA
- the LOC140695424 gene encoding melanoma-associated antigen 8-like encodes the protein MRDLHHTEADFKDPRAAEDSMDEQDIWVEEEEEDEEEEDEEEEEEEEGGTSPLSPSSSSSSSSYSVLFLGTGEEAADSGTPSPTQSPQGVCPSPTAVAAPPWSQSEDNGLRSQGEEGPSSGQDPADAESRLQDALHLMMAELMGFLLHKYRTKQPTSKEEMLNAVLRDDQDHFPVVLSQASECLQLVFGVDVKEVAPREHLYVLVPTLGLTYDGMQDDGQSMPNTGLLVILLGVIVLEGDFAPEEAVWRALSKMGLCAGREHFIYGEPRELITNVWVQEGYVEYRQVANSDPARYEFLWGPRAYTETSKLQVLEHFLRVNRRGPSSFPSLSEERVSDEEEGA